One window of Jannaschia sp. CCS1 genomic DNA carries:
- a CDS encoding TCR/Tet family MFS transporter — translation MRLPTLFILITVTIDAMGIGLILPVMPDLITEVRGAGLANAALWGGLLSTTYAVMQFLCSPTLGNLSDRFGRRPILLISLAVLAADYVVMSLAHTIWILIAGRIVAGIAAGTHATALAYMADISPPEKRAQNFGLISAGFGIGFVLGPLVAAFLGEFDPRAPFVAAACLAAANFAFGYFILPESLPKDRRRPFQWRRANPAGGLLQIGALPGVRLLLMVMLAYQIANFVYPAIWAYYGQAAFGWTSRMIGLSLTVYGISMAVVQGGLIRLVLPRLGETRTVYWGLILNVCCLICYGLATEAWMIWALIPVSAMGAVVAPAMQGVMSRAAGADQQGELQGVLASISSLSMILSPIVMTQAFFWFTRDEAILRLPGAPFLVAAVLMAGAFAIFAIRHGRARPTPREAA, via the coding sequence ATGCGCCTGCCCACCCTCTTCATCCTGATCACGGTCACCATCGACGCGATGGGCATCGGCCTGATCCTGCCCGTCATGCCCGACCTGATCACCGAGGTGCGCGGCGCGGGTCTTGCCAACGCGGCCCTTTGGGGCGGCCTCCTATCCACCACCTACGCGGTAATGCAATTCCTCTGCTCCCCCACCCTCGGCAACCTGTCGGACAGGTTTGGCCGCCGCCCCATCCTCCTGATATCGCTGGCGGTTCTCGCCGCCGACTACGTCGTGATGAGCCTCGCCCACACCATCTGGATCCTGATCGCGGGCCGCATCGTGGCGGGCATCGCGGCGGGCACGCACGCCACGGCGCTGGCCTATATGGCCGACATCTCTCCGCCCGAAAAACGCGCCCAGAACTTCGGCCTGATCTCTGCGGGTTTCGGCATAGGCTTCGTCCTCGGTCCCCTCGTCGCAGCGTTTCTGGGCGAGTTCGACCCGCGCGCGCCCTTTGTGGCCGCTGCGTGCCTGGCCGCTGCCAACTTCGCGTTCGGATACTTCATCCTGCCCGAAAGCCTGCCCAAGGATCGCCGCCGCCCGTTCCAGTGGCGCCGTGCCAACCCGGCGGGCGGGCTTTTGCAAATTGGCGCTCTGCCCGGCGTGCGCCTGTTGCTGATGGTGATGCTGGCCTACCAGATCGCCAACTTCGTCTACCCCGCAATCTGGGCCTATTACGGCCAGGCAGCGTTTGGCTGGACGTCACGCATGATCGGCCTGTCGCTGACCGTCTACGGGATTTCGATGGCCGTCGTGCAGGGCGGGCTGATCCGCCTGGTCCTCCCGCGATTGGGCGAGACGCGAACAGTCTATTGGGGCCTGATCCTCAATGTGTGCTGCCTGATCTGCTATGGCCTGGCGACCGAGGCCTGGATGATCTGGGCCCTGATCCCGGTCTCCGCGATGGGTGCAGTGGTCGCCCCGGCCATGCAAGGCGTGATGAGCCGGGCGGCAGGGGCCGACCAGCAGGGAGAGCTTCAGGGCGTCCTCGCCTCCATTTCATCCCTGTCGATGATCCTCAGCCCGATCGTCATGACGCAGGCCTTCTTCTGGTTCACCCGGGACGAGGCCATTCTGCGCCTGCCCGGCGCGCCGTTTCTTGTGGCCGCCGTCCTCATGGCCGGTGCCTTCGCCATCTTCGCCATCCGCCACGGACGCGCTCGCCCGACCCCGCGAGAGGCCGCCTAG
- the pcaD gene encoding 3-oxoadipate enol-lactonase — translation MDVLTFDDVALHVQVEGPEDGPAVVFANSLGTDLRLWDRVLPLLPSGLRIIRYDKRGHGLSTCPAAPYSMGNLVRDAERVMDTLDVRDAVFVGLSIGGLIAQGLAAKRLDLVRAIVLSNTAAKIGTRQMWEDRIALLRREGLASMADAILERWFSPAFRNSPAVAPWRRMVETCPEDGYAGCSAAIAGSDFYSTTATLRLPTLVIAGDRDGATPPDLVRELANLIPGARFELMRGVGHLPCVEDPKTYAAHLTTFLTDIGHLP, via the coding sequence ATGGATGTTCTGACGTTTGATGATGTGGCTCTGCATGTGCAGGTCGAGGGGCCAGAGGATGGCCCGGCGGTGGTCTTTGCCAATTCGCTGGGGACCGATCTGCGGCTGTGGGATAGGGTCCTGCCGCTGCTGCCCTCCGGCTTGCGGATCATCCGATACGATAAACGCGGCCATGGGCTGTCCACCTGCCCCGCCGCGCCTTATTCCATGGGCAATTTGGTGCGCGATGCGGAGCGGGTGATGGACACGCTCGACGTCCGAGATGCGGTGTTCGTGGGGCTGTCCATCGGCGGGCTGATCGCGCAGGGGCTGGCGGCCAAGCGGCTCGACCTGGTGCGCGCGATAGTACTGTCGAACACCGCCGCCAAGATCGGCACCCGCCAGATGTGGGAGGACCGGATCGCCCTGCTGCGCCGGGAGGGCCTGGCGTCGATGGCCGACGCGATCCTGGAGCGGTGGTTTTCCCCCGCGTTCCGCAACAGCCCCGCCGTGGCCCCGTGGCGGCGGATGGTGGAGACCTGCCCCGAGGACGGCTATGCGGGCTGTTCCGCCGCCATCGCGGGCAGCGATTTCTACAGCACAACAGCCACGCTGCGCCTGCCCACGCTGGTGATTGCGGGGGACCGCGACGGGGCCACGCCGCCGGATCTGGTGCGCGAATTGGCCAATCTGATCCCCGGCGCGCGGTTCGAATTGATGCGCGGTGTGGGGCATCTGCCCTGCGTGGAAGACCCGAAGACCTACGCCGCCCACCTCACCACATTCCTCACCGATATCGGGCATTTGCCATGA
- a CDS encoding threonine ammonia-lyase: protein MITIDDIEASASRAEGVVRRTPLLSSPFIDEIAGRRVLLKAEVLQHTGSFKFRGGWSALTALTKDARGVIAYSSGNHAQGVARAAEILGVPATILMPADAPALKIANTRAMGADVVLYDRAGGEDRAEIGARLSEERGLTLVKPYDDPKVMAGQGTCGLEIAEQALAAGVAEATVLTCCGGGGLTSGISTALEAKAPSLRVRPVEPEGFDDATRSLAAGEILSNAGAEVGLCDAVLTPAPGRLTFPVMQRLCGPGIVVTERQVKSAMAVAASRLKLVVEPGGAVALAAALYHGDALADGPVIATLSGGNVDLGVFAQIVAEAEG, encoded by the coding sequence ATGATCACGATTGACGATATCGAAGCCTCCGCCAGCCGGGCCGAGGGTGTTGTCCGGCGTACGCCGTTGCTGTCGTCGCCCTTCATTGACGAGATCGCTGGGCGTCGCGTGCTCCTGAAGGCCGAGGTTTTGCAGCATACCGGGTCGTTCAAGTTTCGCGGCGGGTGGTCTGCGTTAACGGCGTTAACCAAGGACGCGCGCGGGGTGATCGCCTATTCCTCGGGCAACCACGCGCAGGGGGTGGCGCGGGCGGCCGAGATTTTGGGCGTGCCCGCGACGATCCTGATGCCCGCCGATGCGCCCGCGTTGAAAATCGCCAACACTCGCGCCATGGGAGCCGATGTGGTGCTCTATGATCGCGCGGGCGGAGAGGACCGGGCCGAGATTGGCGCGCGGTTGAGCGAGGAACGGGGACTGACGCTGGTGAAACCCTACGACGATCCGAAGGTGATGGCCGGGCAGGGTACTTGCGGGCTGGAGATTGCGGAGCAGGCTTTGGCAGCGGGGGTGGCGGAGGCGACGGTTTTGACGTGCTGTGGTGGGGGTGGTTTGACCTCTGGCATTTCCACGGCGCTGGAGGCGAAGGCCCCGAGCCTGCGGGTGCGCCCGGTGGAGCCCGAGGGGTTCGACGACGCCACGCGGTCGCTGGCGGCGGGCGAAATCCTGTCCAATGCGGGCGCGGAGGTGGGCTTGTGCGATGCGGTGCTGACGCCCGCACCCGGGCGGCTGACCTTCCCGGTGATGCAGCGGCTTTGTGGGCCGGGGATTGTTGTCACGGAGCGCCAGGTGAAATCGGCCATGGCGGTGGCGGCGAGCCGGTTGAAACTGGTGGTGGAACCCGGTGGAGCCGTGGCCTTGGCCGCGGCGCTCTACCATGGCGATGCGTTGGCCGACGGACCGGTTATTGCGACGCTGTCGGGGGGGAATGTGGACCTGGGAGTATTCGCGCAGATCGTGGCGGAGGCCGAGGGCTAG
- a CDS encoding lyase family protein: MSTSVFDSTIHRDLFSDAEVARLLSDSAEVRAMMLVLGALAKVQGAAGVIPEISGAFLHRATMEIQIDPMGLAGANGVVVPGLVAAMRDALEAPEHAQYLHWGATSQDIQDTAQSLRLRQVLALMEGRLRDLLTVLTDLAEAHAETPQAARTYGQFAVPSSFGALVAGWGWPVIRLLERLPDLRDYALCVSLSGAAGTASQLGPDPAALRAALAEALGLSDPKQSWHADRARIIEIAGWLSGAAVAMGKIGEDVLRLSRSDVGEVRIGGAGASSTMPQKQNPVAASALVALARMAPAQVAAMSVPHGEARDGAAWFTEWLTLPPLVSASARASALAIDLARNITADADAMAAHLQDPLGLIHAETLSFALTATLRRPDAQAEVKRLTKEAIAHNRPLPDLVTEAHPDAPLPPLTPPQSLGQAPAEARAFAQAARAHLA, encoded by the coding sequence ATGAGCACCTCCGTCTTTGACAGCACCATCCACCGCGATCTCTTTAGCGATGCGGAGGTCGCGCGGCTTCTGTCGGACAGCGCTGAGGTGCGCGCGATGATGCTGGTGCTGGGGGCCTTGGCGAAGGTTCAGGGCGCAGCGGGCGTGATCCCCGAGATTTCGGGCGCGTTCCTCCACCGGGCCACAATGGAGATCCAGATTGACCCGATGGGGCTGGCCGGGGCGAACGGCGTCGTGGTGCCGGGCCTCGTGGCGGCGATGCGGGACGCGTTGGAGGCCCCGGAGCACGCGCAATATCTGCACTGGGGTGCGACCTCCCAGGATATTCAAGACACCGCCCAAAGCCTGCGTTTGCGGCAAGTTCTGGCCTTGATGGAGGGCCGTCTGCGCGATTTGTTAACGGTGTTAACCGATTTGGCAGAGGCCCATGCAGAGACACCCCAAGCCGCACGCACCTACGGGCAGTTCGCCGTGCCAAGCAGCTTCGGCGCGCTGGTTGCCGGGTGGGGCTGGCCCGTGATCCGCCTGCTGGAGCGGTTGCCGGATCTGCGCGACTACGCCCTTTGCGTGTCGCTTTCGGGGGCGGCGGGCACGGCCAGCCAGTTGGGGCCGGACCCCGCCGCTTTGCGCGCCGCATTGGCCGAGGCACTGGGCCTGAGCGATCCAAAGCAGTCGTGGCATGCCGACCGCGCGCGGATCATAGAGATCGCGGGATGGCTGAGCGGTGCCGCCGTCGCCATGGGCAAGATCGGTGAGGATGTCCTGCGCCTCAGCCGCTCGGACGTGGGCGAGGTTCGGATTGGTGGCGCAGGGGCCTCCTCAACCATGCCGCAAAAACAGAATCCTGTGGCGGCCTCCGCCCTTGTGGCGCTGGCCCGGATGGCCCCCGCTCAGGTCGCCGCGATGAGCGTCCCCCATGGGGAGGCCCGCGACGGCGCGGCCTGGTTCACCGAATGGCTGACCCTGCCGCCGCTCGTCTCGGCCAGCGCCCGCGCCAGCGCCTTGGCAATCGACCTGGCGCGCAACATCACGGCAGACGCGGATGCCATGGCCGCGCACCTGCAAGATCCCCTGGGCCTGATCCATGCCGAGACCCTATCCTTTGCCCTTACCGCAACCCTGCGCCGCCCCGATGCCCAGGCCGAGGTCAAACGCCTGACCAAGGAGGCAATCGCACATAACCGCCCCCTGCCCGATCTGGTCACAGAGGCACACCCCGATGCGCCCCTGCCACCACTGACCCCGCCGCAAAGCCTCGGCCAGGCCCCAGCCGAGGCACGCGCCTTCGCCCAAGCCGCCCGCGCGCATCTCGCCTAG